Proteins encoded within one genomic window of Armatimonadota bacterium:
- a CDS encoding efflux RND transporter periplasmic adaptor subunit, with translation MRRRIALGLVAVFLVLGVSALTRREPARPRSPRTPQPGVAVEAVSAQTGLVREVIRAAGSVVANQTVEVSSKIPGRVLQVFVREGDPVRRAQALLRLDPSDAEAQLQQAQAALRAALARVSQAEIGETLQRETTEAQIAQARAQLRALESQVRSAQANRDALDGSLRSLRANLAAAEANVRAAEANLERVRSDLARLEVLYAAGAVAAQQVEAARTQLLSAQSALDAARAQRDAHLSQIQTLTAQQAAAEAALEQARSALEGARAALRAAEAQRAQSSARRQDVLQAKAAVDQARSAVRLAEQQLQNTWIRSPLEGVVVQRSVDPGEWVAPGMPVLVVADLAQVRVQLEVSEREIRRVRRGQPVEVTVDALPGRVFQGRVTRWSEAASTRTRTFTVEVELPNPHRLLRPGMFGRGTIVVAEVRGAVLVPAEAVVSTGGRPSVWVVEGGRARLRPVRIGLREGGSVQVFGLRTGERVVVLGQDRLQDGVPVIVRP, from the coding sequence ATGCGCAGGCGGATCGCGCTCGGCCTTGTAGCGGTGTTCCTGGTCCTCGGGGTTTCCGCCCTCACGCGGCGGGAACCCGCCCGGCCCAGATCCCCCAGGACCCCCCAGCCCGGGGTGGCGGTGGAAGCCGTGTCTGCTCAAACCGGCCTCGTGCGGGAGGTGATCCGGGCCGCGGGTTCCGTGGTGGCGAACCAGACCGTGGAGGTGAGTTCGAAGATCCCGGGTCGGGTGCTCCAGGTGTTCGTGCGGGAAGGGGACCCGGTGCGGAGGGCTCAGGCGCTCCTCCGGCTGGACCCCTCGGACGCGGAGGCCCAGCTCCAGCAGGCCCAGGCGGCCCTCCGGGCGGCCCTCGCGCGGGTTTCCCAGGCCGAGATCGGGGAGACCCTCCAGCGGGAGACCACGGAGGCGCAGATCGCCCAGGCCAGGGCCCAGCTGCGGGCCCTGGAGTCCCAGGTCCGGAGCGCTCAGGCCAACCGGGACGCTTTGGACGGCAGCCTCCGGAGCCTGCGGGCCAACCTCGCGGCCGCGGAGGCCAACGTGCGGGCCGCGGAGGCGAACCTCGAGCGGGTCCGGTCGGACCTGGCGCGGTTGGAGGTCCTCTACGCCGCGGGTGCGGTGGCGGCCCAGCAGGTGGAGGCGGCCCGCACGCAGCTGCTGAGCGCCCAATCGGCCCTGGACGCCGCGCGGGCCCAGCGGGACGCGCACTTGAGCCAGATCCAGACCCTCACCGCCCAGCAGGCGGCCGCGGAAGCCGCACTTGAGCAGGCCCGCTCGGCCCTGGAGGGGGCCCGGGCCGCCCTGCGTGCGGCGGAGGCCCAGCGGGCGCAGTCCTCCGCCCGCCGCCAGGATGTCCTCCAGGCAAAGGCCGCGGTAGACCAGGCCCGGTCCGCGGTGCGCCTGGCGGAGCAGCAGCTCCAGAACACCTGGATCCGCTCTCCCCTCGAGGGCGTGGTGGTCCAGCGATCCGTGGATCCGGGGGAGTGGGTTGCTCCGGGCATGCCGGTGCTGGTGGTGGCGGACCTGGCTCAAGTGCGGGTGCAGCTGGAGGTCTCCGAGCGGGAGATCCGCCGGGTGCGTCGGGGTCAGCCCGTGGAGGTCACCGTGGATGCCCTCCCGGGCCGGGTCTTCCAGGGGAGGGTCACCCGGTGGTCCGAAGCGGCCAGCACCCGCACCCGCACCTTCACCGTGGAGGTGGAGCTCCCCAACCCCCATCGTCTCCTGCGGCCCGGGATGTTCGGTCGGGGGACCATCGTGGTGGCAGAGGTTCGCGGGGCGGTGCTGGTGCCCGCGGAAGCCGTGGTCTCCACCGGGGGGAGGCCCTCCGTGTGGGTTGTGGAGGGAGGCCGGGCCCGGCTTCGGCCCGTCCGCATCGGCCTGCGGGAGGGAGGATCCGTGCAGGTCTTCGGCCTGCGAACCGGGGAACGCGTGGTGGTTCTGGGGCAGGACCGGCTACAGGACGGCGTGCCGGTCATCGTACGGCCATAG
- a CDS encoding TolC family protein produces the protein MKRWTLLAVLLVLLLVQAPLGAQPAPRRVGFAEVAALALERNLQLRAAALDLAIAQAALAQIRATRQPQLSLQASYVSLHQPGTTLTFPNPFSPTPPQLTVTIPPPEPNQFLLRLLAQYPLYTGGRLEAQLSLAEANVRGAQAALERTRQQVLAQAQQAYLGWLLSRETVAAAHRHLAQAEESLRVAQARFRAGTSPRFDVLQAEVAVASARQNLLRAETGVRNAAAQLASLLDLPLDTPFEPADPLEPRPVIATLAEGIARALQRRPELLELRARSEAAQAAVELARSGARPNLALTANYDLTGPLNQIQGTWSVTLAVTLQLYDGGITRERVREAELRLEQLRVMEAQLRARIELEVRQAWVALEQSGAALLSAEKAVEQAREAARIAAVRFEAGVGTALELLSAQAQLAQAELSLAQARFEQNLARLQWLLATGSL, from the coding sequence ATGAAGCGATGGACGTTGCTTGCCGTGCTCCTCGTGCTCTTGCTCGTGCAAGCTCCTCTTGGAGCCCAGCCCGCTCCCCGCCGGGTGGGGTTCGCGGAAGTGGCCGCCCTGGCCCTGGAGCGCAACCTCCAGCTGCGGGCCGCGGCCCTGGACCTGGCCATCGCGCAGGCCGCCCTCGCCCAGATCCGGGCCACAAGGCAACCTCAGCTGAGCCTCCAGGCTTCCTACGTGTCCCTCCATCAACCCGGCACCACCCTCACCTTTCCCAACCCCTTCAGTCCGACCCCGCCCCAGCTCACCGTCACCATCCCCCCGCCCGAGCCGAACCAGTTCCTGCTGCGCCTCCTGGCTCAGTACCCCCTGTACACGGGCGGGCGGCTGGAGGCCCAGCTGAGCCTTGCGGAGGCCAACGTGCGGGGTGCCCAGGCGGCCCTGGAGCGGACCCGCCAGCAGGTGCTGGCCCAGGCTCAGCAGGCCTATCTCGGGTGGTTGTTGAGCCGGGAGACGGTGGCCGCGGCGCATAGGCATCTCGCGCAGGCGGAGGAGTCGTTGCGGGTGGCTCAGGCCCGATTCCGGGCTGGGACGTCTCCCCGCTTCGACGTCCTGCAGGCGGAGGTGGCCGTGGCGAGCGCGCGGCAGAACCTGCTTCGGGCCGAAACCGGGGTTCGCAACGCGGCCGCGCAGCTCGCCTCCCTCCTGGATCTTCCCCTCGACACCCCCTTCGAGCCCGCGGACCCCCTGGAACCGCGTCCCGTCATCGCGACCCTGGCGGAGGGGATCGCCCGGGCCCTTCAGCGCCGGCCCGAGCTCCTGGAGCTCCGGGCCCGCTCGGAGGCCGCCCAGGCCGCGGTGGAGCTCGCCCGTAGCGGCGCTCGACCCAACCTCGCCCTCACCGCCAACTACGATCTCACGGGTCCCCTGAACCAGATCCAGGGGACGTGGTCCGTGACCCTCGCGGTGACCCTACAGCTCTACGACGGCGGCATCACCCGGGAGCGGGTGCGGGAGGCGGAGCTGCGCCTGGAGCAGCTGCGGGTGATGGAGGCCCAGCTGCGCGCCCGCATCGAACTGGAAGTCCGGCAGGCCTGGGTCGCCCTGGAGCAGTCGGGCGCGGCCCTGCTCAGCGCGGAGAAGGCGGTGGAGCAGGCCCGGGAGGCTGCCCGCATCGCCGCGGTCCGGTTCGAGGCGGGGGTGGGAACCGCCTTGGAGCTCCTCTCGGCCCAGGCGCAGCTCGCGCAGGCGGAGCTGAGCCTCGCTCAGGCCCGGTTCGAGCAGAACCTCGCGCGGCTGCAGTGGCTGCTCGCCACGGGTTCCCTCTAG
- a CDS encoding helix-turn-helix domain-containing protein, which translates to MARLTEEARRRLTQRRRQQILEAAVAVFSEAGYEGATIRAIAERAGLAEGTLYLYFPSKRHLLLGAWEQVALASLHGMIEHGDLPEDEALLARIFLTQFELLERHSSFLRLVMHRADVDQEFRRSVQERLRELKAVVEGRIAKRMEEGVYARFEVPIVVAAIAAMLRGIPLFDPYDPDPLFARYSREEVARELARLVFQGLLSRSGPTGSSPSTGTVAGGQP; encoded by the coding sequence GTGGCGCGCCTGACGGAGGAGGCCCGGCGGCGTCTCACTCAGAGGCGCCGCCAGCAGATCCTGGAGGCGGCGGTGGCGGTCTTCTCGGAGGCGGGCTACGAGGGGGCCACGATCCGGGCCATCGCGGAGCGGGCCGGGCTTGCGGAGGGCACCCTTTACCTTTACTTCCCCAGCAAGCGCCACCTGCTCCTGGGGGCCTGGGAGCAGGTGGCGCTTGCCTCCCTGCACGGGATGATCGAGCATGGAGACCTTCCCGAGGATGAGGCGCTTCTCGCCCGGATCTTCCTAACCCAGTTCGAGCTCCTGGAGCGCCACAGCTCCTTCCTGCGCCTGGTCATGCACCGGGCCGACGTGGACCAGGAGTTCCGCCGCAGCGTGCAGGAGCGACTCCGGGAGCTCAAGGCCGTGGTGGAGGGCCGGATCGCGAAGCGGATGGAGGAAGGGGTCTACGCGCGGTTCGAGGTTCCCATCGTGGTGGCCGCCATCGCGGCCATGCTGCGGGGCATCCCCCTCTTCGATCCGTACGATCCCGACCCCCTCTTCGCCCGCTACTCCCGGGAGGAAGTGGCCCGGGAGTTGGCCCGCCTGGTGTTCCAGGGACTGCTCAGCCGCTCGGGTCCTACGGGGTCTTCCCCTTCCACCGGAACCGTCGCGGGAGGTCAGCCATGA
- a CDS encoding HD domain-containing protein: MLTLPEVHEPKPPSGSLAEQLLQAAQWACAAQGPDEILSRVGEGLSGLAVSVAVYRFHPGDRVLELRAHHGPVPIRRSTVPVGRAGFAHRVLSARRAMAVPDCRADPGVSRKVVESGVGSFVAVPLVGPDDAVLGLVYLNFAEPQSFEPEFLDLLSAYGRIVALALDRVEMRTRLQWERQRLITSLAEAVDARDPYTAGHSRRVRVLAGAIGRTLGLGPEALHRLEVAALLHDIGKIGVRDGVLLKTGPLTAAERAEVREHALIGARILASAGIEPEIVDAVRHVHERYDGKGYPAGLRGEEIPLLSRILAVADAFEAMTSDRAYRIALPWEVAVCELEREQGRQFDPRVVTAFCGILRSARRRSALQQALLEVTHSGSGTADPVEVLERLAKAFYAFTLRLLEALERTAGRSLTEGLLQRIPVIPVFPHAGGEDPSPTAVRQRVEEYREQVARMVEYAAEVCGRRIARALVEQTIRELPEEVRPLTTLFLRVEDPGPWDGLYSQ, translated from the coding sequence GTGCTCACGTTACCGGAGGTCCACGAGCCCAAACCGCCGTCTGGCTCCCTCGCGGAGCAGCTCCTGCAGGCGGCCCAGTGGGCCTGCGCGGCCCAGGGTCCCGATGAGATCCTGAGCCGGGTGGGAGAAGGGCTCAGCGGTCTAGCGGTCTCCGTGGCCGTGTACCGGTTCCACCCTGGGGATCGGGTCCTCGAGCTGCGGGCCCACCATGGCCCGGTGCCCATCCGGCGTTCCACCGTTCCCGTGGGCAGGGCCGGGTTCGCGCACCGGGTGCTCTCTGCCCGCAGGGCCATGGCGGTCCCCGACTGCCGGGCAGATCCGGGGGTGAGCCGCAAGGTGGTGGAGTCCGGGGTGGGGTCCTTCGTGGCGGTGCCGCTTGTGGGGCCAGACGACGCGGTCTTGGGGTTGGTGTACCTGAACTTCGCGGAGCCTCAGTCCTTCGAGCCCGAGTTCCTCGACCTCCTCTCCGCCTATGGCCGAATCGTGGCCCTGGCGTTGGACCGGGTGGAGATGCGGACCCGGCTGCAGTGGGAACGACAGCGCCTCATCACGAGCCTCGCGGAGGCCGTGGACGCCCGGGACCCCTACACCGCGGGGCACAGCCGTCGGGTCCGGGTCCTCGCGGGGGCCATCGGACGGACCCTAGGGCTCGGTCCGGAGGCGCTGCACCGCCTGGAGGTGGCCGCGTTGCTGCACGACATCGGCAAGATCGGCGTGCGGGACGGGGTCCTCCTGAAGACCGGTCCCCTCACCGCCGCGGAGCGGGCGGAAGTGCGGGAGCACGCCCTCATCGGCGCCCGGATCCTCGCGAGCGCGGGGATCGAGCCCGAGATCGTGGACGCGGTGCGGCACGTGCACGAACGGTACGATGGGAAGGGCTATCCCGCGGGCCTGCGCGGGGAGGAGATCCCGCTGCTGAGCCGCATCCTCGCGGTGGCCGACGCCTTCGAGGCCATGACCTCGGACCGGGCCTACCGCATCGCCCTTCCGTGGGAGGTGGCGGTCTGCGAGCTGGAGCGGGAGCAGGGCCGTCAGTTCGATCCCCGGGTGGTAACGGCGTTCTGTGGGATCCTCCGGTCCGCGCGGAGGCGTTCCGCCCTCCAGCAGGCCCTCCTCGAGGTCACGCATTCCGGGTCCGGGACCGCGGATCCCGTGGAGGTACTGGAGCGACTCGCGAAGGCCTTCTACGCCTTCACCCTGCGGTTGCTGGAGGCCTTGGAACGAACCGCGGGGAGGTCCCTCACGGAGGGCCTCCTGCAACGGATTCCCGTGATCCCGGTCTTCCCCCACGCGGGAGGGGAGGACCCTTCTCCCACGGCCGTGCGCCAACGGGTGGAGGAATACCGGGAGCAGGTCGCCCGCATGGTGGAGTACGCCGCGGAAGTGTGCGGGAGGCGGATCGCGCGGGCCCTGGTGGAGCAGACGATCCGGGAGCTCCCGGAGGAGGTGCGCCCCCTCACCACCCTGTTCCTGCGGGTGGAGGACCCGGGACCCTGGGACGGGTTATACTCCCAATAG
- a CDS encoding secondary thiamine-phosphate synthase enzyme YjbQ produces MHEFTVRTPQRECLVEITDQVAQAVRASRVRNGTAFLYVPHTTCGLVIQENADPGVAHDMLLLLRRMAPRGDPAYRHVEENSPAHLQSSLVGHTAFVFVRDGELVLGRWQALFLAEFDGPRTRRVLVKVLPDPA; encoded by the coding sequence GTGCACGAGTTCACGGTGCGCACCCCGCAACGGGAGTGCTTGGTGGAGATCACGGACCAGGTGGCGCAGGCGGTGCGCGCGAGCCGGGTTCGGAACGGGACCGCCTTCCTCTACGTGCCCCACACCACTTGCGGCCTCGTGATCCAGGAAAACGCGGATCCGGGAGTTGCCCACGACATGCTCCTGCTGCTGCGTCGCATGGCCCCCCGGGGGGATCCCGCGTACCGGCACGTGGAGGAGAACTCTCCCGCCCACCTCCAGTCGAGTCTGGTGGGCCATACCGCCTTCGTGTTCGTCCGGGACGGGGAGCTCGTCCTGGGGCGCTGGCAGGCCCTCTTCCTCGCGGAGTTCGACGGCCCCCGGACCCGCCGGGTCCTCGTGAAGGTGCTGCCGGACCCGGCTTGA
- the fusA gene encoding elongation factor G produces MKVYPVERIRNVAVVGHGGVGKTSLVEALLYASGAIERMGRVDEGTTTTDYDPEEIRRRMTINLTPAPLEWKDHKLNLLDTPGYPDFIGECYAALHVADAALFVLDAVAGIQVQTEKLWRVAEAARLPRFVFLNRMDRENAEFQRVMEQLRERFGPHVVPLQVPVGRETAFRGVVDLVTLRAYLVEEGKVRAGEPPAEVQEEVRRWREVLVEEAAEGEDALVEKYLETGELSPEEILRGLRAGVREGRVVPVLCGAALTGAGAHALLDTLVALGPHPGEREAETESGAHLAVEPAGPLAALVFKTMADPYVGRLSYLRVYAGTLRADSQVYNATKEKPERIGPLYVMRGKQQIQVPELPAGDIGAVAKLAETQTNDTLTQRDRPVRLRPISFPKPVISMTIEAKTRQDEDRLATVLPRLAEEDPTLHVEHDPEAKKTVIAGMGESHLEIVADRLKRKFNVDVQLGRPYVPYRETIRRKATAEGRYVRQTGGRGQYGVCVLELEPLPRGSGYEFVDRIVGGVIPQQFRPSVDKGVRKAMEEGILAGYPVVDVRVALVDGKTHPVDSSDIAFQIAGSLAFKKAAEQAGLVLLEPIMQVEVTAPDDVVGDVVGDLNAKRARIQGIEPKGDGTTRIRAQVPMAEMLRYASDLRAITGGRGSFEMSFSHYEEAPPHVAQKVIEEAQRQKQAAEAR; encoded by the coding sequence ATGAAGGTCTATCCGGTGGAGCGCATCCGGAACGTGGCGGTGGTGGGGCACGGGGGAGTGGGGAAGACCAGCCTGGTGGAGGCGCTGCTGTACGCGTCCGGGGCCATCGAGCGGATGGGGCGGGTGGACGAGGGGACCACCACCACGGACTACGACCCCGAGGAGATCCGGCGGAGGATGACCATCAACCTCACGCCCGCGCCGCTGGAGTGGAAGGACCACAAACTCAACCTCCTCGACACGCCCGGGTATCCGGACTTCATCGGGGAGTGCTATGCGGCCCTGCACGTGGCGGACGCGGCCCTGTTCGTGCTGGATGCGGTGGCGGGCATCCAGGTGCAGACGGAGAAGTTGTGGCGGGTGGCGGAGGCGGCCCGTCTCCCCCGGTTTGTGTTCCTGAACCGCATGGATCGGGAGAACGCGGAATTCCAGCGGGTCATGGAGCAGCTGCGGGAGCGGTTCGGACCGCACGTGGTTCCCCTCCAGGTCCCCGTAGGCCGGGAGACGGCCTTCCGGGGGGTCGTGGACCTGGTGACCCTGCGGGCGTACCTGGTGGAGGAGGGAAAGGTCCGCGCCGGGGAGCCCCCCGCGGAAGTCCAGGAGGAGGTCAGGCGGTGGCGGGAGGTGCTCGTGGAGGAGGCCGCGGAAGGGGAGGATGCCCTGGTGGAGAAGTACCTGGAGACCGGGGAGCTCAGCCCCGAGGAAATCCTCCGGGGGCTGCGGGCGGGCGTGCGGGAAGGCCGGGTCGTGCCCGTCCTGTGCGGGGCTGCGTTGACCGGCGCGGGTGCCCACGCGCTCCTGGACACCCTGGTGGCTCTCGGTCCCCATCCCGGGGAGCGGGAGGCGGAGACGGAGTCCGGGGCTCACCTGGCGGTAGAACCCGCCGGTCCCCTCGCGGCCCTGGTGTTCAAGACCATGGCGGATCCCTACGTGGGCCGGCTCTCCTACCTCCGGGTGTACGCCGGGACCCTGCGGGCCGATAGCCAGGTCTACAACGCCACGAAGGAGAAACCGGAGCGCATCGGACCCCTCTACGTCATGCGAGGCAAGCAGCAGATCCAGGTGCCGGAGCTGCCCGCGGGCGACATCGGGGCGGTGGCGAAGCTGGCGGAGACCCAGACCAACGACACCCTCACCCAGCGGGACCGCCCGGTACGGCTGCGTCCCATCTCCTTCCCCAAGCCCGTGATCTCCATGACCATCGAGGCGAAGACTCGACAGGACGAGGACCGGCTCGCCACGGTCCTGCCGCGCCTCGCGGAGGAGGATCCCACCCTCCACGTGGAGCACGACCCCGAGGCGAAGAAGACGGTCATCGCGGGCATGGGGGAGTCCCACCTGGAGATCGTGGCGGACCGGCTCAAGCGGAAGTTCAACGTGGACGTCCAGCTGGGGCGGCCCTACGTCCCCTACCGGGAGACCATCCGCCGGAAGGCCACCGCGGAGGGCCGCTACGTCCGGCAGACGGGCGGCCGAGGGCAGTACGGGGTGTGCGTCCTCGAGCTCGAGCCCCTGCCACGGGGGAGCGGCTACGAGTTCGTGGACCGGATCGTGGGCGGAGTGATCCCCCAGCAGTTCCGGCCCTCCGTGGACAAGGGCGTGCGCAAGGCCATGGAGGAGGGAATCCTGGCGGGGTACCCGGTGGTGGACGTGCGGGTGGCGCTGGTGGACGGGAAGACCCACCCCGTGGACTCCTCGGACATCGCCTTCCAGATCGCGGGTTCCTTGGCCTTCAAGAAGGCCGCGGAGCAGGCAGGGCTGGTGCTGCTGGAGCCCATCATGCAGGTGGAGGTCACGGCCCCGGACGACGTGGTGGGCGACGTGGTGGGGGATCTCAACGCGAAGCGGGCCCGCATCCAGGGGATCGAGCCCAAGGGGGACGGGACCACCCGGATCCGCGCCCAGGTGCCCATGGCGGAGATGCTGCGGTACGCCAGCGATCTGCGGGCCATCACCGGAGGCCGGGGCAGTTTCGAGATGAGCTTCTCCCACTACGAGGAAGCTCCGCCCCACGTGGCCCAGAAGGTGATCGAGGAGGCGCAGCGGCAGAAGCAGGCCGCGGAGGCCCGTTAG
- a CDS encoding D-2-hydroxyacid dehydrogenase has protein sequence MGDRGRCVVVCTVRIGPHHEAMVRAVDPRVELRVVSRSESLDHAPDAEVWVGWDLPDGVLERARGLRWVHSTAAGVDNLLPKLTGRGILLTNSRGIHAIPMAEHVLGCLLVFARNLHVAFRHQIHRRWEPEPGGELWGATVGILGLGAIGQEVARRCRAFGARVVGLRRNPAPVPEVEEVYGPEGLQAVLRSADYVVLALPLTPQTRGLLGARELGWMKPEAVLVNVGRGALVDERALVEALRSGRLRGAALDVFETEPLPPEHPLWDLPNVLITPHISGNSPRYMDRAIPLFCDNLRRYLRGEGLRNVVDPELGY, from the coding sequence CGGTGCGTGGTGGTGTGCACGGTGCGGATTGGGCCGCACCACGAGGCCATGGTCCGGGCCGTGGATCCCCGGGTGGAGCTGCGCGTGGTGTCCCGCTCCGAATCCCTGGACCACGCCCCGGACGCCGAGGTGTGGGTGGGGTGGGATCTGCCGGATGGGGTGTTGGAGCGAGCCCGCGGGCTCCGGTGGGTGCACTCCACCGCTGCGGGGGTGGATAACCTGCTCCCGAAACTCACCGGCCGGGGCATTCTCCTCACCAACAGCCGGGGCATCCACGCCATCCCCATGGCCGAGCACGTGCTCGGGTGCCTCCTCGTGTTCGCCCGGAACCTCCACGTGGCGTTCCGCCACCAGATCCACCGGCGGTGGGAACCGGAACCGGGCGGGGAGCTGTGGGGGGCCACGGTGGGGATCCTGGGCCTTGGAGCCATCGGGCAGGAGGTGGCCAGACGATGTCGGGCCTTCGGTGCCCGGGTCGTGGGCCTGCGGCGAAACCCCGCGCCCGTGCCGGAGGTGGAGGAGGTGTACGGCCCCGAGGGGTTGCAGGCGGTGCTCCGGAGCGCGGACTACGTGGTGCTCGCCCTCCCGCTTACCCCCCAAACCCGTGGACTCCTCGGGGCGCGGGAGTTGGGGTGGATGAAGCCGGAGGCGGTGCTGGTCAACGTGGGCCGGGGCGCCCTGGTAGACGAGCGGGCGCTGGTGGAGGCCCTCCGGTCCGGGAGGCTCCGGGGGGCGGCCCTCGACGTCTTCGAGACGGAGCCCCTCCCGCCCGAGCACCCCTTGTGGGACCTCCCCAACGTCCTCATCACCCCGCACATCTCGGGCAACTCCCCCCGGTACATGGACCGGGCCATCCCGTTGTTCTGCGATAACCTCCGCCGCTACCTTCGAGGGGAGGGGCTGCGGAACGTCGTAGATCCCGAGCTGGGATACTGA